A genomic stretch from Synergistaceae bacterium DZ-S4 includes:
- a CDS encoding OadG family protein yields MTESSIASHFTGVGGGLVMSFIAFSIVFIVIIGLMLVMMGMKHVCNAIDRSKKDTASAPAAQSAPTPPAAVQAVAAPSAEDDGVLLAVISAAISAMCGSAARVVSFAPAKAPAGSGWKFVGRIQNTEGFQD; encoded by the coding sequence ATGACTGAAAGTTCAATTGCTTCCCATTTCACAGGTGTAGGCGGCGGTCTCGTAATGTCCTTTATTGCCTTCAGCATAGTGTTTATTGTCATTATAGGCCTTATGCTGGTAATGATGGGAATGAAGCATGTATGCAACGCTATAGACAGAAGCAAAAAAGATACTGCATCAGCCCCCGCAGCACAGTCGGCACCGACCCCTCCTGCTGCAGTACAGGCAGTAGCCGCTCCTTCGGCAGAAGATGACGGAGTCCTGCTGGCAGTCATATCTGCGGCTATTTCAGCTATGTGCGGAAGCGCGGCGAGGGTCGTTTCTTTTGCTCCTGCAAAAGCTCCGGCCGGGTCCGGTTGGAAATTTGTAGGCAGGATCCAGAACACAGAAGGTTTTCAGGATTAA
- a CDS encoding biotin/lipoyl-binding protein — protein MARKYRVTVNGKAYDVDVEEMGAGAPAAAQVPAAAPVAAPAPVAAPAPVAVPAPAAAPAPIAGGAGAIEAPMPGKVLKILVSQGAPVTAGQLVLILEAMKMENEIYAPSAGTVTQLGCKEGDSVNTGDTLLVIG, from the coding sequence ATGGCACGCAAATACAGGGTTACAGTAAATGGTAAGGCATACGACGTAGATGTAGAAGAAATGGGCGCAGGAGCACCGGCAGCAGCTCAGGTACCCGCAGCAGCGCCCGTGGCAGCACCCGCGCCTGTGGCAGCTCCCGCACCGGTTGCGGTACCTGCACCCGCGGCAGCACCCGCACCGATAGCAGGCGGAGCCGGCGCGATCGAAGCACCGATGCCCGGAAAGGTGCTTAAGATCCTTGTCTCCCAGGGCGCTCCCGTAACAGCAGGACAGCTTGTCCTTATCCTTGAAGCGATGAAGATGGAGAATGAAATTTATGCTCCCTCGGCAGGAACAGTCACTCAGCTTGGCTGTAAGGAAGGAGATTCTGTCAATACTGGCGATACTCTCCTGGTTATCGGTTAG
- a CDS encoding cobalamin B12-binding domain-containing protein — translation MDRKIRVVVAKPGLDGHDRGAKVVARAFRDAGMEVIYTGLRQTPEQIVATAIQEDADAIGISILSGAHEYCFKAIIDLLKEKNASDIIVFGGGVIPETDYPTLLGFGAGAIFGPGTPTTETIAWLEKAVAEKRAKEA, via the coding sequence ATGGACCGTAAAATTCGCGTAGTTGTTGCGAAACCAGGACTCGATGGCCATGACCGCGGAGCAAAAGTCGTCGCCAGAGCCTTCAGGGACGCAGGCATGGAAGTAATATATACAGGACTTCGTCAGACACCCGAGCAGATCGTCGCCACAGCGATCCAGGAAGATGCCGATGCAATAGGGATAAGCATACTTTCAGGAGCCCATGAGTACTGCTTTAAGGCGATCATCGACCTGCTCAAGGAAAAGAACGCAAGCGACATAATAGTCTTTGGCGGCGGAGTCATCCCCGAAACAGACTATCCCACGCTTTTGGGATTCGGAGCCGGAGCGATCTTCGGACCCGGCACGCCAACGACAGAGACGATCGCCTGGCTTGAAAAGGCAGTCGCCGAGAAGAGAGCGAAAGAGGCGTAG
- the mce gene encoding methylmalonyl-CoA epimerase, with product MKPTVIDHIGIAVKSIDESLKLWEATLGIKCHGVEEVVEQKVKTAFLPLKDTEVELLEATSPESPVAKFIEAKGEGIHHMAIRVDDLEATLAELKEKGIRLIDEKPRLGAGGAKIAFIHPKATGGILLELSER from the coding sequence ATGAAACCGACAGTTATCGACCACATAGGAATAGCGGTCAAAAGCATTGATGAGTCCCTCAAGCTTTGGGAAGCCACACTTGGCATCAAATGTCACGGAGTGGAAGAAGTTGTTGAGCAGAAGGTGAAAACAGCATTCCTGCCCCTTAAGGACACTGAAGTTGAACTTCTTGAAGCCACAAGCCCCGAAAGTCCCGTAGCGAAGTTTATCGAAGCAAAGGGCGAAGGCATCCACCATATGGCTATCAGGGTCGATGACCTCGAGGCAACACTTGCGGAGCTCAAGGAAAAAGGTATTCGCCTTATCGATGAGAAGCCCCGCCTCGGCGCGGGCGGTGCAAAGATCGCCTTTATCCATCCTAAGGCGACCGGAGGCATCCTGCTCGAACTGAGCGAACGCTAA
- a CDS encoding methylmalonyl-CoA carboxyltransferase has product MADKTIDELCASLVEKREKAVQGGGAKAIAKQHEKGKMTARERIDAILDPGSFVEIDEFVEHRCVNFGLQDTVFLGDGVVTGYGTIDGRIVYVFSQDFTVMGGSLGEMHAKKICKVLDLALTNGAPCIGINDSGGARIQEAVDALSGYGNIFFKNVKASGVIPQFSIIAGPCAGGAVYSPALTDFVFMVDKIGIMHITGPQVIKAVTGEDVTSEQIGGARAHNATSGCAHFFAKDEAECYAQARKVLSYLPSNNMEEPPFIETGDDPARMDPSLREMVPTNPNKGYDVRDVIRKVVDNGDFCEVQEMYARNIVTGFARVGGRSIGIIANQAKFMAGCLDIDASDKASRHIRICDAFNIPIVTFEDVPGYLPGLNQEMGGIIRHGAKLLYAYSEATAPKITIVLRKAYGGSYLGMCSKDLGADVVLAWPQAQIAVMGAEGAANIIFRKDIDAAEDKEAMRAQKIEEYKEAFANPYCAAARGFVDRVILPEETRPALYQALVMTESKCELRPKRKHGILPN; this is encoded by the coding sequence ATGGCGGACAAGACGATTGACGAACTGTGCGCGAGTCTCGTTGAAAAGCGGGAAAAGGCCGTACAGGGCGGTGGAGCAAAAGCCATTGCCAAACAGCACGAGAAGGGCAAGATGACCGCACGTGAGCGGATCGACGCAATTCTCGACCCCGGAAGCTTTGTTGAGATCGATGAGTTTGTAGAGCACCGCTGTGTTAACTTCGGGCTCCAGGACACAGTCTTTCTCGGCGACGGTGTAGTTACCGGGTACGGTACTATTGACGGGCGTATTGTATATGTATTCAGCCAGGACTTCACAGTAATGGGCGGTTCACTTGGTGAAATGCATGCAAAGAAGATCTGTAAAGTACTCGATCTTGCCCTCACCAACGGAGCACCCTGCATCGGCATCAACGATTCAGGCGGAGCCCGTATCCAGGAAGCGGTAGATGCTCTCTCCGGATACGGAAACATTTTCTTCAAGAACGTAAAGGCAAGCGGTGTTATCCCCCAGTTCTCCATAATTGCCGGTCCCTGCGCAGGCGGAGCTGTTTACAGCCCGGCGCTCACTGACTTTGTATTTATGGTCGACAAGATCGGTATCATGCACATAACCGGTCCCCAGGTCATCAAGGCGGTAACCGGCGAGGACGTAACATCGGAGCAGATCGGCGGAGCAAGGGCTCACAACGCCACATCAGGGTGTGCTCACTTCTTCGCCAAAGACGAGGCTGAATGCTACGCACAGGCCAGGAAAGTTCTCAGCTATCTGCCCAGCAACAACATGGAAGAACCTCCCTTCATCGAAACAGGCGATGATCCCGCACGCATGGATCCCTCACTCCGCGAGATGGTCCCGACCAATCCCAACAAGGGATACGATGTCCGCGACGTCATCAGAAAGGTCGTTGACAACGGAGATTTCTGTGAAGTCCAGGAAATGTACGCGCGCAATATCGTTACAGGCTTTGCAAGGGTCGGCGGAAGATCTATAGGTATCATTGCAAACCAGGCGAAGTTTATGGCAGGATGCCTTGATATCGATGCTTCCGACAAGGCAAGCCGCCATATCCGCATCTGCGATGCATTCAACATTCCTATCGTAACCTTCGAGGACGTTCCAGGATACCTGCCCGGACTCAACCAGGAAATGGGCGGCATAATCCGTCACGGAGCGAAACTCCTTTACGCTTACAGCGAAGCCACTGCCCCTAAGATCACGATAGTCCTCCGCAAGGCTTACGGCGGATCATACCTCGGCATGTGCAGCAAAGACCTCGGAGCAGACGTTGTTCTGGCATGGCCACAGGCTCAGATAGCGGTCATGGGAGCAGAAGGCGCCGCGAACATCATTTTCCGCAAGGACATTGATGCGGCAGAAGATAAAGAAGCGATGAGAGCTCAGAAAATAGAGGAATACAAAGAGGCATTTGCGAACCCCTACTGTGCGGCAGCCCGCGGTTTTGTAGACAGGGTGATCCTCCCCGAGGAAACACGCCCCGCTCTCTACCAGGCTCTTGTTATGACAGAATCCAAGTGCGAGCTTCGTCCGAAGCGCAAACATGGCATCCTGCCCAACTAA